A segment of the Nitrospirota bacterium genome:
GATAACCCCGCATATGAGCAGCATGATACTGATGGCCCATGTGAAAGAAGGTGTGGAGATCGCACGGGAATATAAACTCCCCGAACCCATTGTGGACATCATCCAGCAACATCACGGCACCTGCCTCATGACATATTTTTACCAGAAGGCCAGAGAATCCGAAAACGGGGAACCGATTGAGGAAAATTACCGCTACCAGGGCCCAAAGCCCCAGAGCCGTGTGGCTGCGCTTGTGATGCTTGCCGATGCTGTTGAAGCAGCATCAAGGGTACTTCAGAACACTACACCGGCACGGATAGAATCCCTGGTAGACACGATAGTTAATCATATATTCCTTGATGGACAACTGGACGAATGTGAACTGACTTTGAAGGACATATCCATCATAAAGAAAAAATTCACCTATGTCCTGACCGGTATCCTGCACAAGAGGATCGAGTATCCGGGGTTCAATTTTGAAGAGAAGAAAAAAGAGAAAATTGTACCCGGAGAAGAAGTAACTCTTAGTAACAAAAACATCAGGATTGAGGTGCCCACTCCGGATGAAGATTCTAATAAAAAATCTCCAGAAAAAGGTAAAGATCAACCAGAGAAGAGTGACCCGTCTCTTAAATCAGCTCGGTAAAATACTGGATATTGACAGGGTTGAACTGAGCATTGTCTTTGTTAACGACCGCAGGATGAAGGAGTTGAACAGGGTCTACCGGTCCATTGACAGGACAACGGATATCCTCTCTTTTCCGCTGTATAATTCAGTGAAAGATATCCGGAAGGGTTTAAAAACCCTTCCTGGAGAAATCCTGCTGGGGGATATAGTCATAAACCTTCACAGGACTGCCCAACAGGCAAGGAAACACGGCAACACCTTTTATGAAGAACTCACCTTTCTCTTAATTCATGGCCTCCTGCACCTTATCGGATACGACCATGAGGTAAATGCATACCAGGCAGGAAAGATGAGAAAAAAAGAACTGGAGCTTATAGATGCCCTTAAGAAAATGGGTTAATTCCGCAAATCATGCTATAGAAGGTGTCCTGCATGCGGCAAGGACACAGCGGCATGTGAGATTCCACCTCCTGGCAGCCTCCGGGATATTAATTTTGAGTTTCATTCTTGGAGTCAACAGGGACGAGTTTATCCTGATCTCACTTATTGCAGTTATGGTAATCCTTGCAGAGATGCTGAACTCGGCTTTGGAGGTGACTGTGGATATCATTTCGCCCCAGAAGAGCGAGAAAGCCAGGGTGGCAAAGGATATTGCGGCCGGAGCAGTCCTGATTACGGCCTTCGGGGCCTCTATCATCGGATATAGCATACTTGCCCCTTACATAAAAAAAACATTCTCCGAAGGTCTGCATATCGCAAAACATACAGGTGAGGATATCGCAATCATTGCCCTGGTCATAGTCCTGATCCTGGTGGTGATAACCAAGGCACATTTTGGCAAGGGACATCCCCT
Coding sequences within it:
- a CDS encoding diacylglycerol kinase, translated to MPLRKWVNSANHAIEGVLHAARTQRHVRFHLLAASGILILSFILGVNRDEFILISLIAVMVILAEMLNSALEVTVDIISPQKSEKARVAKDIAAGAVLITAFGASIIGYSILAPYIKKTFSEGLHIAKHTGEDIAIIALVIVLILVVITKAHFGKGHPLRGGMPSGHAALSFSVWVSATYISENYIISILTFITAVAIAQSRLSVKAHNAWEVILGALMGSLITFVLFKVFY
- the ybeY gene encoding rRNA maturation RNase YbeY is translated as MKILIKNLQKKVKINQRRVTRLLNQLGKILDIDRVELSIVFVNDRRMKELNRVYRSIDRTTDILSFPLYNSVKDIRKGLKTLPGEILLGDIVINLHRTAQQARKHGNTFYEELTFLLIHGLLHLIGYDHEVNAYQAGKMRKKELELIDALKKMG